Proteins from a single region of Xiphophorus maculatus strain JP 163 A chromosome 22, X_maculatus-5.0-male, whole genome shotgun sequence:
- the ubr2 gene encoding E3 ubiquitin-protein ligase UBR2 isoform X2 has product MAEPSRDPPSALSADFMSFSPGDTASRWLACADLQQEVYRHLAEYVPRVLCQGGGVAEQREEQREELALQLLLLAPLEWLLLGGEPAAGLALLQQGGGAAALCGHVFKVGEPTYSCRECAADPTCVLCMQCFLASAHCHHRYRVSPTRTRTIRTRLTGPLCPQMTTSGGGGFCDCGDAEAWKTGPSCQNHTPANRNRETEEDPVSLLPPAVEERSYSIFSIILQYAVDLLTWEQEDQLPAGLEPPQRSDSYYCMLFNDEAHTYEQVIYTLQKAVSCSQKEAVSFATTVDRDGRKSVRFGDHQFCEQAKAVIVRSTSRQSKPLRVQVMHSALVAHQCFALKALSWLGQIIQYSDGLRRVLCQVGLRPGPEGENSSLVDRLMLNDSKMWKGARNIYHQLLMNSLLMDRKFKKLFAIRFAKNYRRLQTDFMEDDHDRLVSVTALSVQLFTVPTVNYERLQSDFIRDDHDRQFSVTDLSVQIFTVPSLARMLMVEENLMMTIIRTFVDQLRHRDAQGRFQFDRYTAQQAFKFGRVQSLIGDLKYVLISPPPQWSQQLRTKFLDGFEAFLDLLRCMQGMDPVVRQVGQHIEMEPEWEAAFTLQMKLTHIITMMQEWCSTDEHVLIEAYKKCLSALSQCQSDLPDGEQPISLSLAGHAVDTFRYQVSQEKVSIHLPVCRLLAGLHVLLSRTEVASRLPEQLPLGELSPHLLIELPLRCLVLCAQVHAGMWRRNGFSLINQIYYYHNVKCRVEMFDKDLAMLQVGASMMDPNHFLMIVLSRFELFHTFSAADLRRRYREANKDLAQQNTLIEEMLHLVIMVVGERYVPGVGQVEPLDEVRREILHQLCIRPMAHSELVKGLPENGNKETGLERVIDSIASFRKPGVTGRGLYELRPEWSRHFDLYFHHYSRADQSKAEEAQRKLRRQNGEDTALPPPRPPPLCPPFASLVNLLQSDVLLALEGAVLQWAGEPSGGGWTESMLQRVLHLVAMALLEEQQQLESSGGDEDVSFTFSSKITRPGEAPSTSGSILALLENLQSAPHLEVHKDMITWILKMVGNIKTTRERTSGSSVSVSHGRRPEETVRDKDKAERKRKAEMARLRREKVMAQMSEMQKHFINENKELFQQSMEELEAAAATAEHSPPSSEPTCAAQICVGPRRVGGAERRQLVTCILCQEVQEVRGHGRAMVLAAFIQRSTVLSKNRSRCVSDPERLDPLFVHPDLSVGVHTASCGHIMHATCWQRYFEAVQQKEQRRQQRLRGHTSYDVENGEFLCPLCECLSNTVIPLLPHASSPDRSVEHLCLETWLKRTNQQAAALDSTHRKQSHGAAQQAEPAVPDRFGVGFVPQNPFSSGVGEMINTFSMSAYKVGLKVNPNEQDPRVPVLSWSTCAYTMQSIERLLMDEKKPLFGSLPCRQNDCLSSLTRFSSACWTTAPIRTVQNHFIRLLSVLVLVPDSQLEDPPCILDVDMFHLLVYSVLSSSSLHSLDQSGQSSVDSAHLHLLHLVTVAHLVQVLLTFTAGEPSMDQDGEESEEERLTCQLYGRLRDHLGRCLPDVSSGWRLWRCVRAGVLPFLRTAALFFHYMNSASPPADLLGTGPGQWEALCSYLSLPSNLLLLYQNHRTLLEPLIHRWCCHPGVGQVLRGGGVLVRFPRESNRLIDLPEDYSILINQASSFTCPRSGGDKSRAPTLCLVCGCMLCSQSYCCQTEVEGEDVGACTAHTFTCGAGIGLFLRVRESQVLFVAGKTKGCFYPPPYLDDYGETDPGLKRGNPLHLCSERYQKIERLWRQHGIAEVIGHAQEANQTLVAIDWQHL; this is encoded by the exons ATGGCGGAGCCTTCCAGAGATCCTCCGTCCGCTCTGAGCGCTGACTTCATGAGCTTCTCCCCCGGAGACACCGCCTCG cgCTGGCTGGCGTGTGCCGACCTGCAGCAGGAGGTGTACCGCCACCTGGCTGAGTACGTGCCCCGCGTCCTGTGCCAGGGGGGCGGCGTGGCGGAGCAGCGGGAGGAGCAGCGGGAGGAGCTGgccctccagctgctgctcctcgCCCCCCTGGAGTGGCTCCTGCTGGGGGGGGAGCCAGCGGCCGGCCTggcgctgctgcagcagggCGGGGGGGCGGCGGCGCTCTGTGGACACGTCTTCAAGGTGGGGGAGCCCACCTACTCCTGCAG GGAGTGTGCGGCCGACCCAACCTGTGTTCTGTGCATGCAGTGCTTCCTGGCCAGCGCCCACTGCCACCATCGCTACCGGGTGagtccaaccagaaccagaaccattaGAACCCGGCTGACCGGACCTCTCTGTCCCCAGATGACCACGTCAGGAGGCGGAGGCTTCTGCGACTGTGGAGACGCCGAGGCCTGGAAGACCGGTCCGTCCTGCCAGAACCACACACCTGCCAACCGGAACCGGGAGACCGAGGAG GACCCGgtctctctgctgccccctgctgtgGAGGAAAGGAGCTACAGCATCTTCTCCATCATCCTGCAGTACGCCGTCGACCTGCTGACCTGGGAGCAGGAGGACCAGCTGCCTGCAGGCCTGGAGCCGCC GCAGCGGAGCGACAGCTACTACTGCATGCTGTTTAATGATGAAGCCCACACCTACGAGCAGGTCATCTACACGCTGCAGAAAGCTGTCAGCTGCAGCCAGAAGGAAGCCGTCAGCTTCGCCACCACCGTGGACAGAGAC GGCAGGAAGTCGGTCCGGTTTGGGGACCATCAGTTCTGTGAACAGGCGAAGGCCGTCATTGTG AGGAGCACCAGCCGGCAGTCCAAGCCCCTGCGGGTCCAGGTGATGCACTCGGCGCTGGTGGCTCATCAGTGCTTCGCTCTGAAGGCGCTCAGCTGGCTGGGCCAGATCATCCAGTACTCTG ATGGCCTGAGGCGGGTCCTGTGCCAGGTGGGGCTGCGACCCGGTCCGGAGGGCGAGAACTCCTCACTGGTGGACCGCTTGATGCTCAACGACTCCAAGATGTggaaag GAGCTCGGAACATTTACCACCAGCTGCTCATGAACAGCCTTCTGATGGACCGCAAGTTCAAGAAGCTGTTCGCCATCCGGTTTGCCAAG AACTACAGACGGCTGCAGACAGATTTCATGGAGGACGACCACGACCGCTTGGTGTCGGTGACGGCGCTGTCGGTGCAGCTGTTCACCGTGCCGACCGTG AACTATGAGCGCTTGCAGAGCGACTTCATCAGAGACGACCACGACCGGCAGTTCTCCGTCACTGACCTGTCGGTGCAGATCTTCACTGTTCCCTCGCTG GCCCGGATGCTGATGGTGGAGGAGAACCTGATGATGACCATCATCAGAACCTTCGTGGATCAGCTTCGCCACCGCGACGCTCAGGGCCGCTTCCAGTTCGACCGCTACACCGCCCAGCAGGCCTTCAAGTTCGGCCGGGTCCAGAGCCTCATCGGAGACCTGAA GTACGTCCTGATCTCCCCGCCCCCACAGTGGAGCCAGCAGCTCAGAACCAAGTTTCTGGACGGCTTCGAAGCCTTCCTGGACCTGCTCAGGTGCATGCAG GGCATGGACCCGGTGGTGAGACAGGTGGGCCAACACATCGAGATGGAGCCGGAGTGGGAGGCGGCCTTCACCCTGCAGATGAAGCTGACGCACATCATCACCATGATGCAGGAGTGGTGCAGCACTGAC GAGCACGTTCTGATCGAGGCGTATAAGAAGTGTCTGAGCGCGCTCAGTCAGTGCCAGAGCGACCTGCCGGACGGcgagcagccaatcagcttgAGCCTGGCGGGTCACGCCGTGGACACCTTCAGGTACCAGGTGTCCCAGGAGAAGGTGTCCATCCACCTGCCTGTATGCAGGCTGCTAGCAG GACTCCATGTTCTCCTCAGCAGGACCGAGGTGGCGTCACGACTCCCCGAACAGCTGCCCCTG ggggagctCAGCCCTCACCTGCTGATAGAGCTGCCTCTGCGCTGCCTGGTGCTCTGTGCACAGGTGCATGCTGGGATGTGGAGGAGGAATGGCTTCTCTCTGATCAACCAG ATCTACTACTATCACAACGTCAAGTGCAGAGTGGAGATGTTCGACAAGGACCTGGCCATGCTGCAG GTCGGCGCCTCCATGATGGATCCGAATCACTTCCTGATGATCGTTCTGAGCCGCTTCGAACTCTTCCACACCTTCAGCGCCGCCGACCTGCGGAGGAGATACAGGGAGGCCAACAAg GACCTGGCCCAACAGAACACGCTGATAGAGGAGATGCTGCATCTCGTCATCATGGTGGTAG GTGAGCGCTACGTTCCGGGTGTCGGCCAGGTGGAGCCGCTGGATGAGGTCAGGAGGGAGATCCTCCACCAGCTGTGCATCAGACCCATGGCTCACAGCGAGCTGGTCAAGGGTCTGCCTGAGAAC GGCAACAAAGAGACGGGTCTGGAGAGAGTCATTGACAGCATTGCATCATTCAG GAAGCCAGGTGTGACGGGGCGGGGCCTGTATGAGCTGCGTCCTGAGTGGTCCAGACACTTCGACCTCTACTTCCATCACTACAGCCGGGCGGATCAGTCCAAG GCAGAGGAGGCTCAGAGGAAGCTGAGGAGACAGAACGGCGAGGACACAG ccCTGCCCCCGCCCCGGCCGCCCCCCCTCTGCCCGCCGTTCGCCAGCCTGGTCAACCTGCTGCAGAGCGACGTGCTGCTGGCACTAGAGGGCGCCGTGCTGCAGTGGGCAGGAGAGCCCAGCGGAGGAGGCTGGACCGAGTCCATGCTGCAGAGg GTGCTGCACCTGGTTGCCATGGCgctgctggaggagcagcagcagctggagagcaGCGGCGGAGACGAAGACGTCTCCTTCACCTTCAGCAGCAAGATCACAC GTCCAGGTGAGGCTCCCAGCACCTCTGGAAGCATCCTGGCTCTGCTGGAGAACCTGCAGAGCGCCCCTCACCTGGAGGTCCACAAGGACATGATCACCTGGATCCTCAAG ATGGTGGGAAACATCAAAACCACGAGGGAGCGAACGTCTGGCTCCAGCGTCAGCGTCAGCCATGGCCGCCGCCCAGAGGAG ACGGTGAGGGACAAGGACAAGGCGGAGAGGAAGCGGAAGGCGGAGATGGCGCGGCTCCGCAGGGAGAAGGTCATGGCCCAGATGTCTGAGATGCAGAAACATTTCATCAATGAGAACAAGGAGCTGTTCCAGCAGAGcatggaggagctggaggcgGCCGCCGCCACCGCCGAGCACAG tcctcccagttcGGAGCCCACCTGTGCCGCTCAGATCTGCGTGGGCCCCAGGCGGGTGGGCGGGGCCGAGCGCCGCCAGCTGGTCACCTGCATCCTGTGTCAAGAGGTgcaggaggtcagaggtcacggcAGAGCCATGGTGCTGGCAGCCTTCATCCAGAGATCCACCGTGCTGTCCAAGAACCGCAGTCGCTGCGTCTCCGACCCAG AACGCCTCGACCCGCTCTTCGTGCACCCTGACCTCTCGGTGGGCGTCCACACCGCCAGCTGTGGACACATCATGCATGCCACCTGCTGGCAGAG GTACTTTGAGGCGGTGCAGCAGAAGGAGCAGAGGCGGCAGCAGCGGCTCAGAGGTCACACCAGCTACGACGTGGAGAACGGGGAGTTCCTGTGTCCGCTGTGCGAATGTCTGAGCAACACCGTCATCCCCCTGCTGCCTCACGCCTCCTCACCTGACCGCAG CGTGGAGCATTTGTGTCTGGAGACCTGGCTGAAGAGAACCAATCAGCAAGCAGCAGCACTAGACTCCACCCACAGGAAGCAGTCACACG GTGCGGCCCAGCAGGCGGAGCCAGCGGTTCCTGACAGGTTCGGGGTCGGCTTTGTGCCACA GAATCCGTTCTCCAGCGGCGTCGGTGAGATGATCAACACCTTCAGCATGTCGGCCTACAAGGTCGGCCTCAAGGTCAACCCCAACGAGCAGGACCCCCGAGTCCCGGTGCTGAGCTGGTCCACCTGCGCCTACACCATGCAGAGCATAG AGCGCCTCCTGATGGATGAGAAGAAGCCGTTGTTTGGAAGCTTACCTTGTCGACAG AATGACTGTCTGAGTTCTCTGACCCGGTTCAGTTCAGCCTGCTGGACCACTGCTCCAATCAGAACCGTTCAGAACCATTTCATCAGGCTGCTGTCAG ttctggttctggttccggacTCCCAGCTGGAGGACCCTCCCTGCATCCTGGATGTGGACATGTTCCACCTGCTG GTGTACAGCGTCTTGTCCTCCAGCTCCCTGCACAGTCTGGACCAATCAGGACAAAGCTCTGTGGATTCAGCTCACCTTCACCTGCTTCACCTGGTCACTGTGGCTCACCTGGTTCAGGTTCTGCTCACCTTCACAGCCG GTGAGCCGAGTATGGATCAGGACGGTGAGGAGTCGGAGGAGGAGCGACTCACCTGTCAGCTGTACGGCAGGCTGAGGGATCACCTGGGCAG GTGTTTACCTGACGTGTCCTCTGGGTGGCGCCTGTGGAGGTGTGTCAGAGCCGGCGTCCTGCCCTTCCTCCGGACCGCAGCCCTCTTCTTCCACTACATGAACTCTGCGTCGCCCCCTGCTGACCTGCTGG GTACTGGACCTGGCCAGTGGGAGGCGCTGTGTAGCTACCTCAGTCTTCCCtccaacctgctgctgctgtaccAGAACCACCGCACACTGCTGGAGCCGCTCATCCACAG GTGGTGCTGCCATCCAGGTGTGGGCCAGGTGCTCCGTGGGGGCGGAGTCTTGGTGCGGTTCCCCAGAGAGTCCAACAGGTTGATCGATCTGCCAGAGGACTACAGCATCCTGATCAACCAGGCCTCCAGCTTCAC GTGTCCGCGGTCCGGTGGGGATAAGTCTCGCGCCCCCACGCTGTGCCTGGTGTGCGGCTGCATGCTGTGCTCTCAGAGCTACTGCTGCCAGACGGAGGTGGAGGGAGAGGACGTTGGAGCCTGCACTGCCCACACCTTCACCTGTGGAGCGGGCATCGGCCTCTTCCTCAG gGTCAGGGAGAGCCAGGTGTTGTTCGTCGCAGGTAAAACTAAGGGCTGCTTCTATCCCCCGCCGTACCTGGACGACTATGGAGAAACCGACCCTGGTCTCAA GCGGGGGAACCCGCTCCACCTTTGCTCGGAGCGCTACCAGAAGATCGAGCGTCTGTGGCGACAGCACGGCATTGCTGAGGTCATAGGTCACGCTCAGGAGGCCAATCAGACGCTGGTCGCCATCGACTGGCAGCACCTGTGA
- the ubr2 gene encoding E3 ubiquitin-protein ligase UBR2 isoform X6, translating to MAEPSRDPPSALSADFMSFSPGDTASRWLACADLQQEVYRHLAEYVPRVLCQGGGVAEQREEQREELALQLLLLAPLEWLLLGGEPAAGLALLQQGGGAAALCGHVFKVGEPTYSCRECAADPTCVLCMQCFLASAHCHHRYRMTTSGGGGFCDCGDAEAWKTGPSCQNHTPANRNRETEEDPVSLLPPAVEERSYSIFSIILQYAVDLLTWEQEDQLPAGLEPPQRSDSYYCMLFNDEAHTYEQVIYTLQKAVSCSQKEAVSFATTVDRDGRKSVRFGDHQFCEQAKAVIVRSTSRQSKPLRVQVMHSALVAHQCFALKALSWLGQIIQYSDGLRRVLCQVGLRPGPEGENSSLVDRLMLNDSKMWKGARNIYHQLLMNSLLMDRKFKKLFAIRFAKNYERLQSDFIRDDHDRQFSVTDLSVQIFTVPSLARMLMVEENLMMTIIRTFVDQLRHRDAQGRFQFDRYTAQQAFKFGRVQSLIGDLKYVLISPPPQWSQQLRTKFLDGFEAFLDLLRCMQGMDPVVRQVGQHIEMEPEWEAAFTLQMKLTHIITMMQEWCSTDEHVLIEAYKKCLSALSQCQSDLPDGEQPISLSLAGHAVDTFRYQVSQEKVSIHLPVCRLLAGLHVLLSRTEVASRLPEQLPLGELSPHLLIELPLRCLVLCAQVHAGMWRRNGFSLINQIYYYHNVKCRVEMFDKDLAMLQVGASMMDPNHFLMIVLSRFELFHTFSAADLRRRYREANKDLAQQNTLIEEMLHLVIMVVGERYVPGVGQVEPLDEVRREILHQLCIRPMAHSELVKGLPENGNKETGLERVIDSIASFRKPGVTGRGLYELRPEWSRHFDLYFHHYSRADQSKAEEAQRKLRRQNGEDTALPPPRPPPLCPPFASLVNLLQSDVLLALEGAVLQWAGEPSGGGWTESMLQRVLHLVAMALLEEQQQLESSGGDEDVSFTFSSKITRPGEAPSTSGSILALLENLQSAPHLEVHKDMITWILKMVGNIKTTRERTSGSSVSVSHGRRPEETVRDKDKAERKRKAEMARLRREKVMAQMSEMQKHFINENKELFQQSMEELEAAAATAEHSPPSSEPTCAAQICVGPRRVGGAERRQLVTCILCQEVQEVRGHGRAMVLAAFIQRSTVLSKNRSRCVSDPERLDPLFVHPDLSVGVHTASCGHIMHATCWQRYFEAVQQKEQRRQQRLRGHTSYDVENGEFLCPLCECLSNTVIPLLPHASSPDRSVEHLCLETWLKRTNQQAAALDSTHRKQSHGAAQQAEPAVPDRFGVGFVPHDITSSLRNPFSSGVGEMINTFSMSAYKVGLKVNPNEQDPRVPVLSWSTCAYTMQSIERLLMDEKKPLFGSLPCRQNDCLSSLTRFSSACWTTAPIRTVQNHFIRLLSVLVLVPDSQLEDPPCILDVDMFHLLVYSVLSSSSLHSLDQSGQSSVDSAHLHLLHLVTVAHLVQVLLTFTAGEPSMDQDGEESEEERLTCQLYGRLRDHLGRCLPDVSSGWRLWRCVRAGVLPFLRTAALFFHYMNSASPPADLLGTGPGQWEALCSYLSLPSNLLLLYQNHRTLLEPLIHRWCCHPGVGQVLRGGGVLVRFPRESNRLIDLPEDYSILINQASSFTCPRSGGDKSRAPTLCLVCGCMLCSQSYCCQTEVEGEDVGACTAHTFTCGAGIGLFLRVRESQVLFVAGKTKGCFYPPPYLDDYGETDPGLKRGNPLHLCSERYQKIERLWRQHGIAEVIGHAQEANQTLVAIDWQHL from the exons ATGGCGGAGCCTTCCAGAGATCCTCCGTCCGCTCTGAGCGCTGACTTCATGAGCTTCTCCCCCGGAGACACCGCCTCG cgCTGGCTGGCGTGTGCCGACCTGCAGCAGGAGGTGTACCGCCACCTGGCTGAGTACGTGCCCCGCGTCCTGTGCCAGGGGGGCGGCGTGGCGGAGCAGCGGGAGGAGCAGCGGGAGGAGCTGgccctccagctgctgctcctcgCCCCCCTGGAGTGGCTCCTGCTGGGGGGGGAGCCAGCGGCCGGCCTggcgctgctgcagcagggCGGGGGGGCGGCGGCGCTCTGTGGACACGTCTTCAAGGTGGGGGAGCCCACCTACTCCTGCAG GGAGTGTGCGGCCGACCCAACCTGTGTTCTGTGCATGCAGTGCTTCCTGGCCAGCGCCCACTGCCACCATCGCTACCGG ATGACCACGTCAGGAGGCGGAGGCTTCTGCGACTGTGGAGACGCCGAGGCCTGGAAGACCGGTCCGTCCTGCCAGAACCACACACCTGCCAACCGGAACCGGGAGACCGAGGAG GACCCGgtctctctgctgccccctgctgtgGAGGAAAGGAGCTACAGCATCTTCTCCATCATCCTGCAGTACGCCGTCGACCTGCTGACCTGGGAGCAGGAGGACCAGCTGCCTGCAGGCCTGGAGCCGCC GCAGCGGAGCGACAGCTACTACTGCATGCTGTTTAATGATGAAGCCCACACCTACGAGCAGGTCATCTACACGCTGCAGAAAGCTGTCAGCTGCAGCCAGAAGGAAGCCGTCAGCTTCGCCACCACCGTGGACAGAGAC GGCAGGAAGTCGGTCCGGTTTGGGGACCATCAGTTCTGTGAACAGGCGAAGGCCGTCATTGTG AGGAGCACCAGCCGGCAGTCCAAGCCCCTGCGGGTCCAGGTGATGCACTCGGCGCTGGTGGCTCATCAGTGCTTCGCTCTGAAGGCGCTCAGCTGGCTGGGCCAGATCATCCAGTACTCTG ATGGCCTGAGGCGGGTCCTGTGCCAGGTGGGGCTGCGACCCGGTCCGGAGGGCGAGAACTCCTCACTGGTGGACCGCTTGATGCTCAACGACTCCAAGATGTggaaag GAGCTCGGAACATTTACCACCAGCTGCTCATGAACAGCCTTCTGATGGACCGCAAGTTCAAGAAGCTGTTCGCCATCCGGTTTGCCAAG AACTATGAGCGCTTGCAGAGCGACTTCATCAGAGACGACCACGACCGGCAGTTCTCCGTCACTGACCTGTCGGTGCAGATCTTCACTGTTCCCTCGCTG GCCCGGATGCTGATGGTGGAGGAGAACCTGATGATGACCATCATCAGAACCTTCGTGGATCAGCTTCGCCACCGCGACGCTCAGGGCCGCTTCCAGTTCGACCGCTACACCGCCCAGCAGGCCTTCAAGTTCGGCCGGGTCCAGAGCCTCATCGGAGACCTGAA GTACGTCCTGATCTCCCCGCCCCCACAGTGGAGCCAGCAGCTCAGAACCAAGTTTCTGGACGGCTTCGAAGCCTTCCTGGACCTGCTCAGGTGCATGCAG GGCATGGACCCGGTGGTGAGACAGGTGGGCCAACACATCGAGATGGAGCCGGAGTGGGAGGCGGCCTTCACCCTGCAGATGAAGCTGACGCACATCATCACCATGATGCAGGAGTGGTGCAGCACTGAC GAGCACGTTCTGATCGAGGCGTATAAGAAGTGTCTGAGCGCGCTCAGTCAGTGCCAGAGCGACCTGCCGGACGGcgagcagccaatcagcttgAGCCTGGCGGGTCACGCCGTGGACACCTTCAGGTACCAGGTGTCCCAGGAGAAGGTGTCCATCCACCTGCCTGTATGCAGGCTGCTAGCAG GACTCCATGTTCTCCTCAGCAGGACCGAGGTGGCGTCACGACTCCCCGAACAGCTGCCCCTG ggggagctCAGCCCTCACCTGCTGATAGAGCTGCCTCTGCGCTGCCTGGTGCTCTGTGCACAGGTGCATGCTGGGATGTGGAGGAGGAATGGCTTCTCTCTGATCAACCAG ATCTACTACTATCACAACGTCAAGTGCAGAGTGGAGATGTTCGACAAGGACCTGGCCATGCTGCAG GTCGGCGCCTCCATGATGGATCCGAATCACTTCCTGATGATCGTTCTGAGCCGCTTCGAACTCTTCCACACCTTCAGCGCCGCCGACCTGCGGAGGAGATACAGGGAGGCCAACAAg GACCTGGCCCAACAGAACACGCTGATAGAGGAGATGCTGCATCTCGTCATCATGGTGGTAG GTGAGCGCTACGTTCCGGGTGTCGGCCAGGTGGAGCCGCTGGATGAGGTCAGGAGGGAGATCCTCCACCAGCTGTGCATCAGACCCATGGCTCACAGCGAGCTGGTCAAGGGTCTGCCTGAGAAC GGCAACAAAGAGACGGGTCTGGAGAGAGTCATTGACAGCATTGCATCATTCAG GAAGCCAGGTGTGACGGGGCGGGGCCTGTATGAGCTGCGTCCTGAGTGGTCCAGACACTTCGACCTCTACTTCCATCACTACAGCCGGGCGGATCAGTCCAAG GCAGAGGAGGCTCAGAGGAAGCTGAGGAGACAGAACGGCGAGGACACAG ccCTGCCCCCGCCCCGGCCGCCCCCCCTCTGCCCGCCGTTCGCCAGCCTGGTCAACCTGCTGCAGAGCGACGTGCTGCTGGCACTAGAGGGCGCCGTGCTGCAGTGGGCAGGAGAGCCCAGCGGAGGAGGCTGGACCGAGTCCATGCTGCAGAGg GTGCTGCACCTGGTTGCCATGGCgctgctggaggagcagcagcagctggagagcaGCGGCGGAGACGAAGACGTCTCCTTCACCTTCAGCAGCAAGATCACAC GTCCAGGTGAGGCTCCCAGCACCTCTGGAAGCATCCTGGCTCTGCTGGAGAACCTGCAGAGCGCCCCTCACCTGGAGGTCCACAAGGACATGATCACCTGGATCCTCAAG ATGGTGGGAAACATCAAAACCACGAGGGAGCGAACGTCTGGCTCCAGCGTCAGCGTCAGCCATGGCCGCCGCCCAGAGGAG ACGGTGAGGGACAAGGACAAGGCGGAGAGGAAGCGGAAGGCGGAGATGGCGCGGCTCCGCAGGGAGAAGGTCATGGCCCAGATGTCTGAGATGCAGAAACATTTCATCAATGAGAACAAGGAGCTGTTCCAGCAGAGcatggaggagctggaggcgGCCGCCGCCACCGCCGAGCACAG tcctcccagttcGGAGCCCACCTGTGCCGCTCAGATCTGCGTGGGCCCCAGGCGGGTGGGCGGGGCCGAGCGCCGCCAGCTGGTCACCTGCATCCTGTGTCAAGAGGTgcaggaggtcagaggtcacggcAGAGCCATGGTGCTGGCAGCCTTCATCCAGAGATCCACCGTGCTGTCCAAGAACCGCAGTCGCTGCGTCTCCGACCCAG AACGCCTCGACCCGCTCTTCGTGCACCCTGACCTCTCGGTGGGCGTCCACACCGCCAGCTGTGGACACATCATGCATGCCACCTGCTGGCAGAG GTACTTTGAGGCGGTGCAGCAGAAGGAGCAGAGGCGGCAGCAGCGGCTCAGAGGTCACACCAGCTACGACGTGGAGAACGGGGAGTTCCTGTGTCCGCTGTGCGAATGTCTGAGCAACACCGTCATCCCCCTGCTGCCTCACGCCTCCTCACCTGACCGCAG CGTGGAGCATTTGTGTCTGGAGACCTGGCTGAAGAGAACCAATCAGCAAGCAGCAGCACTAGACTCCACCCACAGGAAGCAGTCACACG GTGCGGCCCAGCAGGCGGAGCCAGCGGTTCCTGACAGGTTCGGGGTCGGCTTTGTGCCACA CGATATCACTTCCTCCCTCAGGAATCCGTTCTCCAGCGGCGTCGGTGAGATGATCAACACCTTCAGCATGTCGGCCTACAAGGTCGGCCTCAAGGTCAACCCCAACGAGCAGGACCCCCGAGTCCCGGTGCTGAGCTGGTCCACCTGCGCCTACACCATGCAGAGCATAG AGCGCCTCCTGATGGATGAGAAGAAGCCGTTGTTTGGAAGCTTACCTTGTCGACAG AATGACTGTCTGAGTTCTCTGACCCGGTTCAGTTCAGCCTGCTGGACCACTGCTCCAATCAGAACCGTTCAGAACCATTTCATCAGGCTGCTGTCAG ttctggttctggttccggacTCCCAGCTGGAGGACCCTCCCTGCATCCTGGATGTGGACATGTTCCACCTGCTG GTGTACAGCGTCTTGTCCTCCAGCTCCCTGCACAGTCTGGACCAATCAGGACAAAGCTCTGTGGATTCAGCTCACCTTCACCTGCTTCACCTGGTCACTGTGGCTCACCTGGTTCAGGTTCTGCTCACCTTCACAGCCG GTGAGCCGAGTATGGATCAGGACGGTGAGGAGTCGGAGGAGGAGCGACTCACCTGTCAGCTGTACGGCAGGCTGAGGGATCACCTGGGCAG GTGTTTACCTGACGTGTCCTCTGGGTGGCGCCTGTGGAGGTGTGTCAGAGCCGGCGTCCTGCCCTTCCTCCGGACCGCAGCCCTCTTCTTCCACTACATGAACTCTGCGTCGCCCCCTGCTGACCTGCTGG GTACTGGACCTGGCCAGTGGGAGGCGCTGTGTAGCTACCTCAGTCTTCCCtccaacctgctgctgctgtaccAGAACCACCGCACACTGCTGGAGCCGCTCATCCACAG GTGGTGCTGCCATCCAGGTGTGGGCCAGGTGCTCCGTGGGGGCGGAGTCTTGGTGCGGTTCCCCAGAGAGTCCAACAGGTTGATCGATCTGCCAGAGGACTACAGCATCCTGATCAACCAGGCCTCCAGCTTCAC GTGTCCGCGGTCCGGTGGGGATAAGTCTCGCGCCCCCACGCTGTGCCTGGTGTGCGGCTGCATGCTGTGCTCTCAGAGCTACTGCTGCCAGACGGAGGTGGAGGGAGAGGACGTTGGAGCCTGCACTGCCCACACCTTCACCTGTGGAGCGGGCATCGGCCTCTTCCTCAG gGTCAGGGAGAGCCAGGTGTTGTTCGTCGCAGGTAAAACTAAGGGCTGCTTCTATCCCCCGCCGTACCTGGACGACTATGGAGAAACCGACCCTGGTCTCAA GCGGGGGAACCCGCTCCACCTTTGCTCGGAGCGCTACCAGAAGATCGAGCGTCTGTGGCGACAGCACGGCATTGCTGAGGTCATAGGTCACGCTCAGGAGGCCAATCAGACGCTGGTCGCCATCGACTGGCAGCACCTGTGA